A region from the Eublepharis macularius isolate TG4126 chromosome 13, MPM_Emac_v1.0, whole genome shotgun sequence genome encodes:
- the PUS1 gene encoding pseudouridylate synthase 1 homolog isoform X2 yields the protein MAEELRITANCQAKRLKSGGSQEEEENVKQEENGHEAKRFKASQEEREDGNKKYPKRKIVLLMAYSGKGYHGMQRNVGNSQFKTIEDDLVSALIRSGCIPEDHGEDMKKMSFQRCARTDKGVSAAGQIVSLKVRLIEDIVQKINDHLPSHIRILGLKRVTGGFNSKNKCDARTYSYMLPTFAFAHKDRDPQDETYCLSPETLEVVSRLLACYKGTHNFHNFTSQKGPKDPSAKRYIMEMYCEEPFVREGMELAVIKVKGQSFMMHQIRKMIGLVIAVVKGYASESIMERSWGEEKVDVPKAPGLGLVLERVHFEKYNRRFGNDGLHEALEWTDEEKEIAAFKEQYIYPTIVNTEKEEKSMMNWLETLSNHDFNSTASRMQADNQDPKNNDPEGSDGCGGDSD from the exons ATGGCTGAGGAGCTGAGAATCACGGCTAACTGCCAGGCCAAGAGGCTGAAGAGCGGCGGCAGccaagaggaggaagagaatgTAAAGCAGGAAGAGAACGGACATGAAGCAAAACGGTTCAAGGCTAgccaagaagagagagaggatggGAATAAAAAATATCCGAAGAGGAAGATCGTGCTGCTAATGGCATATTCAGGGAAGGGCTATCATGGCATGCAA CGCAATGTGGGAAATTCACAGTTCAAAACCATTGAGGATGACTTGGTGTCGGCCCTCATTCGGTCGGGTTGCATCCCAGAAGATCATGGGGAAGACATGAAGAAAATGTCTTTTCAGAGGTGTGCCAGAACAGACAAG GGTGTCTCCGCGGCTGGACAGATTGTCTCTCTAAAGGTCAGGCTGATAGAAGATATTGTACAAAAAATTAACGACCATCTGCCTTCTCATATAAGAATTCTAG GGCTGAAAAGGGTCACGGGAGGGTTCAACTCCAAGAACAAATGTGATGCCCGGACATACTCGTACATGTTGCCGACTTTTGCCTTCGCTCACAAAGACCGAGATCCTCAGGACGAAACGTACTGCCTCAGTCCCGAGACGCTTGAAGTTGTCAGTAGGCTTCTGGCTTGCTACAAGGGGACTCATAATTTCCACAACTTCACCTCTCAGAAGGGGCCCAAAGACCCCAGCGCCAAGCGCTACATCATGGAGATGTATTGCGAAGAGCCCTTCGTGAGAGAAGGCATGGAGCTGGCGGTCATCAAGGTGAAAGGGCAGAGCTTTATGATGCACCAAATCCGGAAGATGATTGGCCTGGTGATTGCAGTCGTGAAGGGCTACGCCTCGGAGTCTATCATGGAACGgagctggggagaggagaaagtggATGTCCCCAAAGCTCCTGGCCTGGGCCTGGTTTTGGAGCGGGTCCACTTTGAAAAGTACAATCGGCGGTTTGGGAATGACGGTCTGCATGAAGCCCTAGAGTGGACTGATGAGGAAAAGGAGATTGCTGCTTTCAAAGAGCAATACATCTACCCCACTATTGTAAATACAGAGAAAGAAGAGAAGTCCATGATGAACTGGCTAGAAACTCTTTCCAACCACGACTTCAACTCCACTGCGTCTAGGATGCAGGCGGACAACCAAGATCCAAAG aacAACGATCCCGAAGGCAGTGATGGATGCGGAGGCGACTCGGACTGA
- the PUS1 gene encoding pseudouridylate synthase 1 homolog isoform X1 → MPLFWPGPRLAANAWGRAQRSWRRSKISSCLVMAEELRITANCQAKRLKSGGSQEEEENVKQEENGHEAKRFKASQEEREDGNKKYPKRKIVLLMAYSGKGYHGMQRNVGNSQFKTIEDDLVSALIRSGCIPEDHGEDMKKMSFQRCARTDKGVSAAGQIVSLKVRLIEDIVQKINDHLPSHIRILGLKRVTGGFNSKNKCDARTYSYMLPTFAFAHKDRDPQDETYCLSPETLEVVSRLLACYKGTHNFHNFTSQKGPKDPSAKRYIMEMYCEEPFVREGMELAVIKVKGQSFMMHQIRKMIGLVIAVVKGYASESIMERSWGEEKVDVPKAPGLGLVLERVHFEKYNRRFGNDGLHEALEWTDEEKEIAAFKEQYIYPTIVNTEKEEKSMMNWLETLSNHDFNSTASRMQADNQDPKNNDPEGSDGCGGDSD, encoded by the exons ATGCCTCTGTTCTGGCCGGGGCCGAGACTGGCTGCTAATGCTTGGGGGAGAGCGCAGAGGAGCTGGCGGCGGAGTAAGATCAGTAGT TGTCTTGTGATGGCTGAGGAGCTGAGAATCACGGCTAACTGCCAGGCCAAGAGGCTGAAGAGCGGCGGCAGccaagaggaggaagagaatgTAAAGCAGGAAGAGAACGGACATGAAGCAAAACGGTTCAAGGCTAgccaagaagagagagaggatggGAATAAAAAATATCCGAAGAGGAAGATCGTGCTGCTAATGGCATATTCAGGGAAGGGCTATCATGGCATGCAA CGCAATGTGGGAAATTCACAGTTCAAAACCATTGAGGATGACTTGGTGTCGGCCCTCATTCGGTCGGGTTGCATCCCAGAAGATCATGGGGAAGACATGAAGAAAATGTCTTTTCAGAGGTGTGCCAGAACAGACAAG GGTGTCTCCGCGGCTGGACAGATTGTCTCTCTAAAGGTCAGGCTGATAGAAGATATTGTACAAAAAATTAACGACCATCTGCCTTCTCATATAAGAATTCTAG GGCTGAAAAGGGTCACGGGAGGGTTCAACTCCAAGAACAAATGTGATGCCCGGACATACTCGTACATGTTGCCGACTTTTGCCTTCGCTCACAAAGACCGAGATCCTCAGGACGAAACGTACTGCCTCAGTCCCGAGACGCTTGAAGTTGTCAGTAGGCTTCTGGCTTGCTACAAGGGGACTCATAATTTCCACAACTTCACCTCTCAGAAGGGGCCCAAAGACCCCAGCGCCAAGCGCTACATCATGGAGATGTATTGCGAAGAGCCCTTCGTGAGAGAAGGCATGGAGCTGGCGGTCATCAAGGTGAAAGGGCAGAGCTTTATGATGCACCAAATCCGGAAGATGATTGGCCTGGTGATTGCAGTCGTGAAGGGCTACGCCTCGGAGTCTATCATGGAACGgagctggggagaggagaaagtggATGTCCCCAAAGCTCCTGGCCTGGGCCTGGTTTTGGAGCGGGTCCACTTTGAAAAGTACAATCGGCGGTTTGGGAATGACGGTCTGCATGAAGCCCTAGAGTGGACTGATGAGGAAAAGGAGATTGCTGCTTTCAAAGAGCAATACATCTACCCCACTATTGTAAATACAGAGAAAGAAGAGAAGTCCATGATGAACTGGCTAGAAACTCTTTCCAACCACGACTTCAACTCCACTGCGTCTAGGATGCAGGCGGACAACCAAGATCCAAAG aacAACGATCCCGAAGGCAGTGATGGATGCGGAGGCGACTCGGACTGA